A part of Melittangium boletus DSM 14713 genomic DNA contains:
- a CDS encoding glycogen debranching protein, giving the protein MNRSTPFRLPWRALLAASAVLSCGPAQEPSTPVETPSAEGQTQAALAWTLGAQYDTAQSNITFNVYSSRATRIELSLYATAQGSQEKATYVLTKNTSTNVWTVSVSVSALRSAGITGTVYYGYRAWGPNWTYNPSWKKGSALGFTEDVDKNGNRFNPNKLLVDPYALELSHDATNPANTNGTLFASGPSYRNLDSGAQAPKGVVLPPGSRDYGTKPTRALKDDIIYEVHVRGLTQGDTSITAAYRGTYKGAGLKAASLAALGVTAVEFLPVQETDNDDNDVNATTTQDDNYWGYMTLNYFAPDRRYSSDKSPGGPTREFKEMVKAFHAQGIKVFIDVVYNHTGEGGAWSSTDKTTYNLLSYRGLDNPTYYSLTGDMQSSWDNTGVGGNFNTRNAVAQNLIVDSLKYWKDELGVDGFRFDLASVLGNTCEHNCFNYDKMAGGTALNRIWGSLSPRPAGGGSGADLIAEPWAIGGNSYQVGNFPSGWAEWNGYYRDTFRKDQNQLGSATVTPGDLAKRFAGSSDLYEDDGRKPWNSINFLVAHDGFTLKDLYSCNNKNNTQGWPYGPSDGGEDHNISWDQGGAGADQRRAARTGMAFLMLSAGVPMFNGGDEFLRSQNCNNNAYNLDSSANWLNYGLTTDQTNFKTFTQRLIAFRKAHPALRPANFFSGSDTNGNIMEQMRWFRPDGAVADTAYMGDGNNHALAFRIDGTEFGDPASAIYVAYNGWSGAVDFKLPWAFNGKQWYRVTDTCNWAEGANQVAAPGSEPAVGGEGATYGVCGRGLVVLIAK; this is encoded by the coding sequence ATGAACCGAAGCACCCCCTTCCGCCTGCCCTGGCGGGCCCTGCTCGCCGCGAGCGCGGTCCTCTCCTGCGGTCCCGCCCAGGAGCCCTCCACGCCCGTCGAGACGCCCAGCGCCGAGGGCCAGACGCAGGCCGCGCTGGCCTGGACGCTCGGCGCCCAGTACGACACGGCCCAGAGCAACATCACCTTCAACGTCTACTCCTCGCGCGCCACGCGGATCGAGCTCTCCCTCTACGCCACGGCCCAGGGCTCGCAGGAGAAGGCCACATACGTGCTCACCAAGAACACCTCCACGAACGTGTGGACGGTGTCCGTCTCCGTCTCCGCGCTGCGCTCCGCGGGCATCACCGGCACCGTCTACTACGGCTACCGGGCCTGGGGTCCCAACTGGACGTACAACCCGAGCTGGAAGAAGGGCAGCGCGCTCGGCTTCACCGAGGACGTGGACAAGAACGGCAACCGCTTCAACCCGAACAAGCTCCTGGTGGACCCGTACGCGCTGGAGCTCAGCCATGACGCCACCAACCCGGCGAACACGAATGGCACCCTCTTCGCCTCGGGCCCCAGCTATCGCAACCTGGACAGCGGCGCCCAGGCGCCTAAGGGCGTGGTGCTGCCGCCGGGCAGCCGGGACTACGGCACCAAGCCCACGCGCGCGCTCAAGGACGACATCATCTACGAGGTGCACGTGCGCGGCCTCACCCAGGGCGACACGAGCATCACGGCCGCCTACCGGGGCACCTACAAGGGCGCGGGCCTGAAGGCCGCGTCGCTCGCGGCGCTGGGCGTCACGGCGGTGGAGTTCCTGCCCGTGCAGGAGACGGACAACGACGACAACGACGTCAACGCCACCACCACCCAGGACGACAACTACTGGGGGTACATGACCCTCAACTACTTCGCGCCGGACCGGCGCTACTCCTCGGACAAGAGCCCGGGCGGCCCCACGCGCGAGTTCAAGGAGATGGTGAAGGCCTTCCACGCCCAGGGCATCAAGGTCTTCATCGACGTCGTCTACAACCACACGGGCGAGGGCGGCGCCTGGAGCTCCACGGACAAGACCACCTACAACCTCCTCTCCTACCGAGGGCTGGACAACCCGACGTACTACAGCCTCACCGGGGACATGCAGAGCAGCTGGGACAACACGGGCGTGGGCGGCAACTTCAACACCCGCAACGCCGTGGCGCAGAACCTCATCGTCGACTCGCTCAAGTATTGGAAGGACGAGCTGGGCGTGGACGGGTTCCGCTTCGACCTGGCGTCGGTGCTCGGCAACACGTGCGAGCACAACTGCTTCAACTACGACAAGATGGCGGGTGGCACGGCGCTCAACCGCATCTGGGGCAGCCTGTCCCCGCGTCCGGCGGGGGGCGGCAGTGGCGCGGACCTTATCGCCGAGCCCTGGGCCATTGGCGGCAACAGCTACCAGGTGGGCAACTTCCCGAGCGGCTGGGCCGAGTGGAACGGTTACTACCGGGACACCTTCCGCAAGGATCAGAACCAGCTCGGCTCGGCCACGGTGACGCCGGGAGACCTGGCCAAGCGCTTCGCGGGCTCCTCGGACCTGTACGAGGATGATGGCCGCAAGCCCTGGAACTCCATCAACTTCCTGGTGGCCCACGACGGCTTCACCTTGAAGGACCTCTACAGCTGCAACAACAAGAACAACACCCAGGGATGGCCCTACGGCCCGTCGGACGGTGGCGAGGATCACAACATCTCCTGGGACCAGGGAGGCGCGGGCGCGGACCAGCGCCGCGCGGCGCGCACGGGCATGGCCTTCCTGATGCTCAGCGCCGGCGTGCCCATGTTCAACGGCGGCGACGAGTTCCTGCGCAGCCAGAACTGCAACAACAACGCCTACAACCTGGATTCGAGCGCCAACTGGCTCAACTACGGGCTGACCACGGATCAGACGAACTTCAAGACGTTCACCCAGCGCCTCATCGCCTTCCGCAAGGCGCACCCGGCGCTGCGCCCGGCCAACTTCTTCAGCGGCTCGGACACCAACGGCAACATCATGGAACAGATGCGCTGGTTCCGTCCGGATGGGGCCGTGGCGGACACGGCGTACATGGGCGATGGCAACAACCACGCGCTCGCCTTCCGCATCGATGGCACGGAGTTCGGTGATCCGGCGTCGGCCATCTACGTGGCCTACAACGGGTGGAGTGGCGCGGTGGACTTCAAGCTGCCGTGGGCTTTCAATGGCAAGCAGTGGTACCGGGTGACGGACACCTGCAACTGGGCCGAGGGCGCCAACCAGGTGGCGGCGCCTGGCTCCGAGCCGGCCGTGGGCGGCGAGGGCGCCACCTATGGTGTGTGCGGCCGGGGCCTCGTCGTGTTGATCGCGAAGTAG
- a CDS encoding helix-turn-helix domain-containing protein yields MPSHLSPGVREQLALALRGTLRTARQGAALTQDEMARRIGLAPSTYGRLERGTMAPGPATLRQLCRALCLSLDALVGPECAAAVDRASPPPRRPARRRRSSAPAPEVLPLLLMRRGTPLALVVDVE; encoded by the coding sequence ATGCCAAGTCACCTGTCTCCTGGTGTCCGCGAACAACTGGCCCTGGCCCTCCGGGGCACGCTGCGCACCGCCCGTCAGGGCGCGGCGCTCACTCAGGACGAGATGGCACGCAGGATTGGTCTGGCGCCCTCGACGTACGGGCGCCTGGAGCGGGGGACGATGGCTCCGGGCCCGGCCACCCTGCGGCAGTTGTGCCGGGCGCTGTGTCTGTCGTTGGACGCCCTGGTGGGTCCCGAGTGCGCCGCCGCCGTGGACCGCGCCTCGCCGCCTCCCCGCCGGCCCGCTCGCCGCAGGCGTTCCAGCGCCCCCGCGCCCGAGGTGCTGCCCCTGTTGCTCATGCGGCGTGGCACGCCCCTGGCGCTCGTGGTGGACGTGGAATGA
- a CDS encoding two-component system sensor histidine kinase NtrB codes for MNRNTVVSVLLLCAALASVVVGVVHLIRRDRAALVAQFAAERTAQVEAAAREVADSLDDAADDLRFAGELLSRPGSVNEHRRELLALLEVVGQFKAIVVLDAEGEPRFTVLDRRAGPAVTRGAVGTSLTEMAHAALTGVPGDILTTPPVAAAPGNWFRIFATAYAPSEDGPGGALAVLVDTESFFAPLKLIATDSEVRLLLLGAHGLPTPASAPSLIEGVQRADAVPDQVPAFALLVRRMREGGHGTLLLPENEAMLLGLGAADAMAAFQSIPMRGGPYWSVALLASSDELRAHERGIILRVALGASLVAFFLVVFGAYVIIASRRAVALRESRRHADQLAHLHEKTQKILDHIPTGVLALSAGGHVTAVNQALRARLPPTAVGASLRESFPNAPAAVVDRLASLVADACAAQRVLSLHEPLPLFGEEGQYRIHAVPLERHDAEVRVLLVVEDLSDVRALESQLLRAEKLATVGILAAGIAHEIGTPLGVVRGRAEYVAGKLGAGHPQAAGIQVIVEQIDRVSRTIRELLDFSRVQPVAVRGVALGALLEGARELLHGEAERRKVRLEVEVSEGLPLLLADPDQLQQVVLNLALNACDACEPGGTVRLAAHVEAPGEPGAWSGVRMTVRDDGCGIPPESLHRVFDPFFTTKKRGQGTGLGLAVVAQIVRNHGGRIELESEPGQGTCVTLWWPTPPAPSEERHAV; via the coding sequence ATGAATCGCAACACCGTCGTCTCCGTGCTCCTCTTGTGCGCCGCGCTCGCGAGCGTGGTGGTGGGCGTGGTGCACCTCATTCGCAGGGACAGGGCGGCCCTGGTGGCGCAGTTCGCCGCGGAGCGTACGGCCCAGGTGGAGGCGGCGGCGCGCGAGGTGGCCGACTCGCTCGACGACGCGGCGGATGACCTGCGCTTCGCGGGCGAGCTCCTGTCCCGCCCCGGCTCCGTCAACGAGCACCGGCGCGAATTGCTCGCGCTCCTGGAGGTGGTGGGCCAGTTCAAGGCCATCGTCGTGCTGGACGCGGAGGGCGAGCCGCGCTTCACCGTGTTGGATCGGCGCGCGGGCCCCGCCGTCACCCGGGGTGCGGTGGGCACCTCCCTCACGGAGATGGCGCACGCGGCGTTGACCGGCGTGCCCGGCGACATCCTCACCACCCCGCCGGTGGCCGCCGCTCCTGGCAACTGGTTCCGCATCTTCGCCACCGCCTACGCGCCCAGCGAGGATGGGCCCGGTGGGGCGCTGGCCGTCCTGGTGGATACCGAGAGCTTCTTCGCCCCGCTCAAGCTCATCGCCACCGATTCCGAGGTGCGGTTGCTCCTGCTCGGCGCGCACGGTCTGCCCACGCCGGCGAGTGCTCCCTCGCTCATCGAGGGCGTGCAGCGCGCGGACGCGGTGCCGGATCAGGTGCCGGCCTTCGCCCTGCTGGTGCGGCGCATGCGCGAGGGCGGGCATGGCACGCTCCTGCTGCCGGAGAACGAGGCCATGCTCCTGGGCCTGGGCGCGGCGGACGCCATGGCCGCCTTCCAGTCCATCCCCATGCGGGGGGGCCCCTATTGGTCCGTAGCCCTGCTCGCCTCCTCGGACGAGCTGCGCGCCCACGAGCGCGGCATCATCCTGCGCGTGGCGCTCGGCGCCTCCCTGGTGGCCTTCTTCCTCGTCGTCTTCGGGGCCTACGTCATCATCGCCTCGCGCCGCGCCGTCGCCCTGCGCGAGAGCCGCCGCCACGCGGATCAGCTCGCCCACCTGCACGAGAAGACGCAGAAGATCCTCGACCACATTCCCACGGGCGTGCTCGCGCTGTCGGCGGGGGGGCACGTCACCGCCGTCAACCAGGCACTGCGCGCGCGGCTGCCTCCCACCGCCGTGGGGGCCTCCTTGCGCGAGTCCTTTCCGAACGCGCCCGCCGCGGTGGTGGACCGGCTCGCGTCCCTGGTGGCCGACGCGTGCGCCGCCCAGCGGGTGTTGAGCCTGCACGAGCCCCTGCCGCTCTTCGGCGAGGAGGGCCAGTACCGCATCCACGCCGTGCCCCTGGAGCGCCACGACGCCGAGGTGCGGGTGCTGCTCGTGGTGGAGGACCTGAGCGACGTGCGCGCGCTCGAGTCCCAGTTGTTGCGCGCGGAGAAGCTGGCCACGGTGGGCATTCTCGCCGCGGGCATCGCCCACGAGATTGGCACGCCCCTGGGCGTGGTGCGCGGCCGGGCCGAGTACGTGGCGGGCAAGCTGGGGGCGGGGCATCCCCAGGCCGCGGGCATCCAGGTCATCGTCGAGCAGATCGACCGCGTGAGCCGCACCATCCGCGAGCTGCTGGACTTCTCGCGGGTGCAGCCGGTGGCGGTGCGGGGCGTGGCGCTGGGGGCCCTGCTGGAGGGGGCGCGGGAGCTGCTGCACGGCGAGGCCGAGCGGCGCAAGGTGCGCCTGGAAGTGGAGGTCTCCGAGGGGCTGCCGCTGCTGCTCGCGGATCCGGATCAATTGCAGCAGGTGGTGCTCAACCTGGCGCTCAACGCGTGCGACGCATGCGAGCCAGGGGGCACGGTGCGGCTCGCGGCCCATGTGGAGGCGCCGGGGGAGCCAGGGGCGTGGAGCGGGGTGCGGATGACGGTGCGCGACGACGGGTGCGGGATTCCCCCGGAGAGCCTGCACCGCGTCTTCGATCCCTTCTTCACCACGAAGAAGCGTGGCCAGGGGACGGGCCTGGGTCTCGCGGTGGTGGCGCAGATCGTCCGCAACCACGGAGGCCGCATCGAGTTGGAGAGCGAGCCCGGGCAGGGCACGTGCGTGACACTGTGGTGGCCCACGCCACCCGCGCCGAGCGAGGAGCGACATGCCGTCTGA
- a CDS encoding sigma-54-dependent transcriptional regulator, translating to MPSEGRVLVVDDHVEMARLLADALTDEGYTVDVATSGQEALAVVRGRVLDAVVCDLRMEQVDGFDVLAAVREADPTLPVLIMTAFGGVENAVEAMRRGATHYFTKPFRLDEVLLYVQRAIAERRLREENRALRQAVGDRSAFGALVGRSAPLRALYELIERVAHSHAPVLVRGESGSGKELVARALHFEGPRKAGPFVAVNCTAIPNSLLESELFGHVKGSFTGATTPRRGLFLEADGGTLFLDEIGDMAPELQAKLLRVLEDGEVRAVGADASRKVDVRVVAATHQELETRVREGKFRQDLFYRLNVVPLRVPPLRERREDIPLLVEHFLMKSRERNPRARLAGFTPEALAALAAAPWPGNVRELENLVERLAVVTVKETVDLPTLQLHAPGVAADDHPLAQARTRLVPLRQLEGEYIAYVVAQCGGNKTRAAEILGIDVSTIHRRERERG from the coding sequence ATGCCGTCTGAGGGACGCGTGCTGGTGGTGGATGATCACGTGGAGATGGCGCGGCTGCTCGCCGACGCGCTCACGGACGAGGGCTACACGGTGGATGTGGCCACGAGCGGCCAGGAAGCGCTCGCGGTGGTACGCGGGCGGGTGCTGGACGCGGTGGTGTGCGACCTGCGCATGGAGCAGGTGGACGGCTTCGACGTGCTGGCGGCCGTGCGCGAGGCGGACCCCACGCTGCCCGTGCTCATCATGACGGCCTTCGGGGGCGTGGAGAACGCCGTGGAGGCCATGCGGCGCGGCGCCACGCACTACTTCACCAAGCCCTTCCGCCTGGACGAGGTGCTGCTGTACGTGCAGCGCGCCATCGCCGAGCGGCGCCTGCGCGAGGAGAACCGCGCCCTGCGTCAGGCGGTGGGAGATCGCTCGGCCTTCGGGGCCCTGGTGGGCCGCAGCGCTCCGTTGCGCGCCCTGTACGAGCTCATCGAGCGGGTGGCCCACTCGCACGCGCCGGTGCTGGTGCGCGGTGAGAGCGGTTCGGGCAAGGAGTTGGTGGCGCGTGCGCTGCACTTCGAGGGGCCGCGCAAGGCTGGTCCCTTCGTGGCCGTCAATTGCACGGCCATTCCCAATTCGCTCCTGGAGAGCGAGCTGTTCGGCCATGTGAAGGGCAGCTTCACGGGGGCCACCACGCCGCGCCGAGGCCTGTTCCTGGAGGCGGACGGAGGCACGCTCTTCCTCGATGAGATTGGCGACATGGCGCCCGAGCTCCAGGCGAAGCTCTTGCGCGTGCTGGAGGATGGTGAGGTGCGCGCGGTGGGCGCGGACGCGTCACGCAAGGTGGATGTGCGCGTGGTGGCCGCCACGCACCAGGAGTTGGAGACGCGCGTGCGCGAGGGGAAGTTCCGGCAGGATCTCTTCTACCGGCTCAACGTGGTGCCCCTGCGCGTGCCGCCCCTTCGCGAGCGGCGCGAGGACATTCCCCTGCTCGTGGAGCACTTCCTGATGAAGTCGCGCGAGCGCAATCCCCGCGCGAGGCTCGCGGGCTTCACCCCCGAGGCCCTGGCCGCGCTCGCCGCCGCGCCCTGGCCGGGCAACGTGCGCGAGCTGGAGAACCTGGTGGAGCGGCTGGCCGTCGTCACCGTGAAGGAGACGGTGGATCTACCCACGCTCCAACTGCATGCGCCCGGCGTGGCCGCGGATGACCACCCGCTCGCGCAGGCGCGGACCCGGCTCGTGCCGCTGCGCCAGTTGGAGGGCGAGTACATCGCCTATGTGGTGGCGCAGTGCGGGGGCAACAAGACGCGGGCGGCGGAGATCCTCGGCATCGACGTTTCCACCATCCACCGCCGCGAGCGCGAGCGGGGGTGA
- a CDS encoding pyridoxal-dependent decarboxylase: MSEKREGAVPHLSAEEFRRLGHRVVDWVADYWARLESFPVRAAVAPGEVMAKLPAHPPEEGLDGEAGWEAVFRDLEEVVLPGVTHWQSPSFFAYFPSNASGPAVLGELLSAGLGVQGMLWSTSPAATELETRVLDWLAELMALPASFRSDSGTGGGVIQGTASEAVLVAMVAARDRVRRVLGRDAEWVAYTSTQTHSSVLKAALISGVARDVADSVHLRQLDTDAGYALCPDALERAIREDLAAGRQPFFVCASLGTTSSGAMDPVRSVVEVLGRTGFTASGGWVHVDAAWAGSALVCPEFRALGEGLEGVDSFAFNPHKWLLTNFDCNVFYTRERQALLNALSVMPEYLRNAASASGKVVDYRDWQVPLGRRFRALKLWLVLRHYGARGLRAYLREHVRQAELFAGWVEADARFELAVPRSLSLVCFRLKPLPGEASSDTDARNRHLLERLNASGKAFLTHTVLPGVDGAPSRYVLRLAIGATRTEERHVRAVWEQLGALALS; this comes from the coding sequence ATGAGCGAGAAGCGTGAAGGGGCGGTGCCTCATCTGAGCGCGGAGGAGTTCCGGCGGCTGGGGCATCGGGTGGTGGACTGGGTGGCGGACTACTGGGCCCGGCTGGAGTCCTTTCCGGTGCGCGCGGCGGTGGCTCCGGGCGAGGTGATGGCGAAGCTGCCCGCGCATCCTCCCGAGGAGGGACTGGACGGTGAGGCGGGCTGGGAGGCCGTCTTCCGCGACCTGGAGGAGGTGGTGCTGCCGGGCGTCACCCACTGGCAGTCGCCCTCCTTCTTCGCCTACTTCCCCTCCAATGCCTCGGGGCCCGCGGTGCTCGGCGAGCTGCTGTCCGCGGGCCTGGGCGTCCAGGGAATGCTCTGGTCCACGAGCCCCGCCGCCACCGAGCTGGAGACGCGCGTGCTCGACTGGCTGGCCGAGCTGATGGCGCTGCCGGCCTCCTTCCGCTCGGACTCGGGCACGGGCGGCGGCGTCATCCAGGGCACCGCCAGCGAGGCCGTGCTGGTGGCCATGGTGGCGGCGCGCGACCGGGTGCGGAGGGTGCTCGGCCGGGACGCCGAGTGGGTGGCCTATACCTCCACCCAGACGCACTCCTCCGTGCTCAAGGCGGCCCTCATCTCCGGCGTGGCGCGGGACGTGGCGGACAGCGTGCACCTGCGCCAGCTCGACACCGACGCCGGCTATGCCCTGTGCCCGGACGCGCTGGAGCGGGCCATCCGCGAGGACCTGGCCGCCGGCCGCCAGCCCTTCTTCGTGTGCGCGTCGCTGGGCACCACCTCCTCGGGCGCCATGGATCCGGTGCGCTCCGTAGTGGAGGTGCTGGGGCGCACGGGCTTCACCGCCTCGGGAGGCTGGGTGCACGTGGACGCGGCGTGGGCGGGCTCGGCGCTCGTGTGTCCCGAGTTCCGCGCCCTGGGCGAGGGTCTGGAGGGCGTGGACTCCTTCGCCTTCAACCCGCACAAGTGGCTGCTCACCAACTTCGACTGCAACGTCTTCTACACGCGCGAGCGCCAGGCGCTGCTCAACGCGCTGAGTGTGATGCCCGAGTACCTGCGCAACGCCGCGAGCGCGAGCGGCAAGGTGGTGGACTACCGCGACTGGCAGGTGCCCCTGGGCCGGCGCTTCCGCGCGCTGAAGTTGTGGCTCGTGCTGCGCCACTACGGGGCCCGGGGATTGCGCGCCTACCTGCGCGAGCACGTCCGTCAGGCGGAGCTGTTCGCCGGCTGGGTGGAGGCCGACGCGCGCTTCGAGCTGGCCGTGCCGCGCTCGCTGTCCCTGGTGTGCTTCCGGCTCAAGCCGCTGCCGGGCGAGGCGTCCTCGGACACGGACGCGCGCAACCGCCACCTGCTGGAGCGGCTCAACGCGAGCGGCAAGGCCTTCCTCACCCACACGGTGCTGCCCGGGGTGGACGGCGCGCCCTCGCGCTATGTGTTGCGTCTGGCCATTGGTGCCACGCGCACCGAGGAGCGGCACGTGCGCGCCGTCTGGGAGCAGCTCGGGGCCCTCGCCCTCTCATGA
- a CDS encoding potassium transporter Kup, translating to MRGSVREASRQQEEPRNLALLTLAAMGVVFGDLGTSPLYALQECFHGPHAVQVTRDNLLGVLSLFIWSLILVVCIKYLTLLMRLDNQGEGGILALVAMLEPGGKRGGPPVLVGLGLFGAALLYGDGVITPSISVLSAVEGLKVATPVLEPYVVPITVAILLALFLVQPLGTGRVGVVFGPIVASWFVSIGLLGAWGISRAPEVLAAFNPWHAVRFFWEHGWQGVPVLGAVILCLTGAEALYADMGNFGRKPIRLAWFALALPALLLSYLSQGAFLLRHPEDASAPFFRSLPGPALYPMVALATLATVVASQALIAAVFSLTHQAVQLGFSPRLTIRHTSPEHEGQIYMPTVNWALMGACLAVVLSFRSSDRLASAYGLAVSGTMAITTVLFAAVARRRWNWSGWVLALVVGGFVVLDLSFLGANLLKLREGGWLPLAMGSAAFVMMQVWRHGLELLREHGASRSMPLNQLVESLSLGPLPRVRGTAVFLSGAVHGTPLVLLHHLKHNRMLHEHVLLLTVRIEPVPTVPAHERVTWEPYDLGILRVTARYGFMEHPDVPSLLEQAQARGLDALVQPVTFYVGRVSLRIHAGGGTPVWVKRLFGLMQRNAHPTTEHFRLPAGEVMELGSQVEL from the coding sequence ATGCGAGGCTCCGTGCGTGAAGCGTCCCGTCAGCAAGAGGAGCCGAGGAACCTCGCCCTCCTCACCCTGGCCGCCATGGGCGTGGTGTTCGGGGACCTGGGCACGAGCCCTCTCTACGCGCTGCAGGAGTGCTTCCACGGCCCCCACGCGGTGCAGGTGACGCGGGACAACCTCCTGGGGGTGCTGTCGCTGTTCATCTGGTCGCTCATCCTCGTGGTGTGCATCAAGTACCTCACGCTGCTCATGCGCCTGGACAACCAGGGCGAGGGTGGAATCCTCGCGCTGGTGGCGATGCTCGAGCCGGGCGGCAAGCGCGGGGGCCCGCCGGTGCTGGTGGGGCTCGGACTGTTCGGCGCGGCGCTCTTGTATGGAGATGGCGTCATCACCCCGTCCATCTCCGTGCTCTCGGCGGTGGAGGGATTGAAGGTGGCCACCCCCGTGCTCGAACCCTACGTGGTGCCGATCACCGTGGCCATCCTCCTCGCGCTCTTCCTCGTGCAGCCCCTGGGCACGGGGCGGGTGGGCGTGGTGTTCGGGCCCATCGTGGCGTCGTGGTTCGTGAGCATCGGGCTGCTCGGGGCCTGGGGCATCTCCCGCGCGCCCGAGGTGCTCGCGGCGTTCAATCCCTGGCACGCGGTGCGCTTCTTCTGGGAGCATGGCTGGCAGGGGGTGCCGGTCCTGGGCGCGGTCATCCTGTGCCTCACCGGCGCCGAGGCCCTGTACGCGGACATGGGCAACTTCGGCCGCAAGCCCATCCGGCTCGCGTGGTTCGCGCTCGCCCTGCCCGCGCTGCTGCTCAGCTACCTGTCCCAGGGCGCCTTCCTGCTGCGCCACCCCGAGGACGCCAGCGCGCCCTTCTTCCGCTCCCTGCCCGGCCCGGCGCTCTACCCCATGGTGGCGCTGGCCACGCTGGCCACGGTGGTGGCGAGCCAGGCGCTCATCGCGGCGGTGTTCTCGCTCACCCACCAGGCCGTGCAGCTCGGCTTCAGCCCGCGCCTGACCATCCGCCACACCTCGCCCGAGCACGAGGGGCAGATCTACATGCCCACGGTGAACTGGGCGTTGATGGGGGCGTGCCTCGCGGTGGTGTTGAGCTTCCGGTCCTCGGACCGGCTCGCCTCGGCGTACGGGCTGGCGGTGTCGGGCACCATGGCCATCACCACGGTGCTCTTCGCGGCGGTGGCGCGGCGGCGCTGGAACTGGTCCGGGTGGGTGCTCGCGCTCGTGGTGGGCGGCTTCGTCGTGTTGGACCTGTCCTTCCTGGGCGCCAACCTGCTCAAGCTGCGCGAGGGGGGCTGGCTACCGCTCGCCATGGGCTCGGCCGCCTTCGTGATGATGCAGGTGTGGCGGCACGGGCTCGAGCTGCTCCGCGAGCACGGCGCCTCGAGGAGCATGCCGTTGAACCAGCTCGTCGAGTCGCTGTCGCTCGGTCCCCTGCCCCGGGTGCGCGGCACGGCCGTCTTCCTGAGCGGCGCGGTGCATGGCACGCCGCTCGTGCTCCTGCACCACCTGAAACACAACCGGATGCTGCACGAGCACGTGCTGCTGCTCACCGTGCGCATCGAGCCCGTGCCCACGGTGCCCGCGCACGAGCGGGTGACCTGGGAGCCGTATGACCTGGGCATCCTCCGGGTGACGGCGCGCTACGGCTTCATGGAGCACCCGGACGTGCCGAGTCTGCTGGAGCAGGCCCAGGCGCGGGGCCTGGACGCGCTGGTCCAGCCCGTCACCTTCTACGTGGGGCGGGTGTCCCTGCGCATCCACGCGGGCGGCGGGACACCCGTCTGGGTCAAACGGCTCTTCGGCCTCATGCAGCGCAACGCCCACCCCACCACCGAGCACTTCCGGCTGCCCGCCGGCGAGGTGATGGAGCTGGGCTCGCAGGTGGAGCTGTAG
- a CDS encoding helix-turn-helix transcriptional regulator — translation MHLEQKRFATRLGRALREARERASLTQEEVAERVGLAVEILGRVERGSMLPSAPTLRELCRVLRMDADALLWLDREGAAPVSPLDDFPQLPWLVETLRRMGVTRLGIMSDTASAELRDLDSPLEERLE, via the coding sequence ATGCACCTCGAACAGAAGCGATTCGCGACCCGCCTGGGCAGAGCCCTGCGCGAGGCGCGTGAGCGGGCCTCGTTGACTCAGGAGGAGGTCGCGGAGCGCGTCGGGCTCGCGGTCGAGATCCTCGGCCGGGTGGAACGCGGAAGCATGCTCCCGAGCGCGCCCACCCTCCGCGAGCTGTGCCGCGTGCTGCGAATGGACGCGGACGCCCTCCTGTGGCTCGACAGGGAAGGGGCGGCGCCCGTGTCCCCGCTGGATGACTTCCCGCAACTGCCGTGGTTGGTGGAGACGCTTCGCCGGATGGGCGTCACGCGGCTCGGGATCATGAGCGATACGGCCAGCGCGGAGCTGCGCGACTTGGACTCACCGCTCGAGGAGCGCCTCGAGTGA
- a CDS encoding alpha/beta fold hydrolase, protein MQAPVWESGPRGATPLVFLHAGGLSGRMWRPQVERLGDCHCLVPDLPEQGQSPASPPFSLEEAARQVATLIRERVPEGRAHVVGLSLGGAVALEVLRTEPERLRSVFVTGTSARLGRVLGMISLASASLTRVLGPERLAELSLRQFAIPPEYQDIVREDLVRGCEEPFLRHVTQALMAQRLPTRATVPTLVAVGERETLPARRAARTLVATLTGARGVQVPSLGHVWNLQAPDLFTALVRAWSTGAPLPEGLTSL, encoded by the coding sequence GTGCAAGCTCCTGTCTGGGAATCCGGTCCCCGAGGCGCCACGCCTCTCGTCTTCCTTCATGCCGGTGGGCTGAGTGGCCGCATGTGGCGGCCCCAGGTGGAACGCCTGGGGGATTGTCATTGCCTCGTGCCGGATCTGCCCGAGCAGGGCCAGAGCCCCGCCTCCCCGCCCTTCTCCCTGGAGGAGGCCGCCCGGCAGGTGGCCACGCTCATCCGCGAGCGGGTGCCCGAGGGCCGCGCCCATGTGGTGGGACTGTCCCTGGGCGGCGCCGTGGCCCTGGAGGTGCTGCGCACCGAGCCGGAACGACTGCGGAGCGTCTTCGTCACCGGGACGTCCGCGCGCCTGGGCCGCGTGCTGGGAATGATCTCGCTGGCGAGCGCCTCGCTCACCCGGGTCCTGGGTCCGGAGCGTCTGGCGGAGCTGTCCCTGCGTCAGTTCGCCATTCCTCCCGAGTACCAGGACATCGTCCGGGAAGACCTCGTGCGCGGCTGCGAGGAGCCCTTCCTCCGTCACGTCACCCAGGCCCTGATGGCGCAGCGGCTGCCCACGCGAGCCACGGTGCCCACGCTCGTGGCCGTGGGCGAACGGGAGACCCTGCCCGCCCGGCGCGCGGCCCGCACCCTGGTGGCGACCCTCACCGGGGCACGCGGCGTCCAGGTGCCCTCGCTGGGCCACGTCTGGAACCTCCAGGCCCCGGACCTGTTCACGGCCCTGGTACGCGCCTGGAGCACCGGCGCGCCCCTTCCCGAGGGACTGACGTCCCTCTGA